Genomic segment of Nitrosopumilaceae archaeon AB1(1):
TACCTGGCGCAATCAATATACCATATAGAATGCTTGCAACACTGGATAATATTTTAAAATCACCAGCAGAGATGACAAAATTATTTGAGAGTAGAGGAATAAAGAAAAAATCTAAACTAATTACATATTGTGGTAGTGTCGGAACACTTTCAGGGCTAGCATATTATGCTTTGAAGACCATAGAGCACCCAAATGTCAAATTATACGTACGATCGTTTAAAGAATGGAAAGAGACAAAGAGACCTACAGAAAAACAACAAGACGCAAATTATTGGGATTTATCTGCAGAGTAAAAGGTAGTTTTACTACGTAGTTTTTTTGTCAAAATAGCGTCGATATTATCCAAAGTGTCTAGTATTTTTTCAGAGTTGTCATCCAAATAATCTTTACCATGATCAGTTAGACGAATTATCCACAATCTAATTTCACGATGTTCCTCAAAGAAATGCTCGATCATCTGTGAACCATGTTTTTTAGGATTTACAAAATCACCGAATTTTTCAATCACATCATCCACATTACCATACCGTACTGTCTCTTTTGTTTGTTGAATCATAGCACTCAAATCTTCAAGAATATCATCAGATAAAATAGGTTTATCGTGTATGAGTTTCATTGTGTTTTTTTTCGCACCAATTTTTGTAGAGATGGATGGAATTAAATCATAAGTGGGTATCCTACTTAACCCTTGACGTTTTTCATGTACAACTATAATTCCTTTTTCTATCAATTTTTGAAGTGAAGTCTCTACATCAATTTTGTCTAAAAATGTCGTCCACACAATAGCACCAATGGTATGATAACCTTGTCTAACAGATTCCAACACCACAACTTCAATAATTCTCTTAAAACCGTCTTCGACTCTGACATTTTTAAAATCTCTATCCTTTACTGCTTTACGCGCGTTCTTTACATCAATCTCTATAGAACGTTTTAGCGCATCAAGCGACTCTGGAATATGAGTTAGCAAAGACAGATAGCATGCTTTATTGTACCATGCCATATCAAATGTAGGATCAGATTCTATAGATTTTTCAGCACAGTCTAATGCTTTCAAATATTTTTTCTGCTCATAATGAATAAGTGATTTTAGATTCCAAGCTTCTGCATTTGTTACATCTATGTCCAATATTTGATCATAAGCACGAAGTGAACCTTCATAATCATTTAGATGAAATCGAGCATATCCAAGCTTGAGAAGCACCTCTACATTATTAGGATCTATACGAAGTGCTTGTTCAAAGATGGCAGATGCCTCTTCTAGTTTTTCATCTGCCATATAATTAATGCCTTTTTTGAATAGTTTTTTCTTGTTATAATCTGAATCAGTAAGACTAGTGACGTCTTTATCTTTTTCAGTGGACGATGAAAAGGGTTTTTTCATAAAATCCATTATCACACCATAGATAAATACTCTAGTTTCCATTATGAATAAAAATATAGAAATTTGTAGATCAGATAAAACAACAGTAGACTAAATCTAGTTGTATGTGTGGAGAATAGCGCTTAATTGAAATACTTGTATATAACTTAAAAAATAGTGGTCGCATCTCAAATTGAAGTATCTGGGAAAGCTCCATTTGGAGATTCAGCAATATACGAAGTTACCATTTCCATATATTTGACTAAACCAACAAAGGAAGAAATTCACTCAAAAACAAAAGCATTATGGTCAAAAGAATATAGTTTGGAGATAACAAGAGGCACATTTACAAAGATTCTAGGTAGTAAAGAATCGCCGTTACCATCAAGTGTGTTTAATCAAGAAGTAGTTTGGGTTGCTGTACACGATGTATTATCAGAAGAGACATCAATATTCTCACATACTATAAAGTCGTCTGAACAAAATAAATCAACAAAAAAACTTGCCAGTGATGAAAATATAACAGGAAAATCCAAAATGAATGTTTCAAAGAAAGATTCCAAAGGTGCAGAACGCACAGATATGCAAAGTACAGAGAAAGGAATCAGAGGTGAGAGAGGACAGGTAGGAGATAAAGGTGAAGTTGGAGTACGGGGACCTGATGGTTCAAAAGGGTCTGTTGGTCTGAGTGGACCTGTTGGAGAGAGAGGATTCGTTGGAGTACGGGGACCGACCGGAGAGAAGGGACCTGTTGGAAGAGAGGAGAGAGAGGACTTGTTGGAGATAAAGGATTTGCAGGAGAGAAGGGACCGCGAGGTATTACCGGACATGTTGGAGAGAAAGGGGCAACAGGTTCATCAGGAGAAAAAGGAGATCGTGGATTTGATGGTCTGAGAGGATTTGTTGGAGAGAAGGGACCTGTTGGAGAGAAAGGAGAGATTGGTCAGAGAGGTGAGAAAGGTATTACAGGATCAGTTGGTAGTAAAGGATTACAAGGACCAGCAGGACAGATTGGTGAGAAAGGAGCAACAGGAATTTCTGGTGAGAAAGGATTTAAAGGAACACAGGGATTAGCAGGAGAGATAGGTTCCAAGGGTGTTACAGGAGATAAAGGTCTAGTTGGATTACAAGGTGAAAAAGGCGCTGTTGGAGAAAAGGGATCAATTGGTGTTCAGGGACCTGTTGGAGATAGAGGATTGAAAGGATCTGTTGGAGAGAAAGGAATAATTGGTGTTCAGGGACCTGCCGGAGAGAGAGGATCGAAAGGATCTGTTGGAGAGAAAGGAACTACAGGACAGATTGGTCCAATTGGAGAGAGAGGATTACAAGGTGTTCAGGGATCAGCCGGTGAGAAAGGTGAGCGTGGAATTCCAGGTTAACCAGGCGAGAGAGGTTCCAAGGGCCCACAGGGTCCTACCGGCGAGAGAGGATTACAAGGTATAAAAGGTGAAAAAGGATCTACAGGATCTCAAGGTATTCAAGGTGAACGTGGCATACAGGGATCAGTAGGAGAGATAGGCTCCAAGGGCCCACAGGGCATTCAAGGTATTCAAGGTGAACAAGGCTCCAAGGGTAAACCAGGACAGGACGGCAAGGCGGGGCTACCAGGAATTCAAGGATCATTAGGTCCACAGGGACCCACAGGTCCAATAGGACCTACAGGTTCGCCAGGACCCCCGGGCCTACCAGGACCGACAGGGACAGGTGGTGCAACACAGAGTGGCAATACACAAAATGAGAAAAAACTATTTCAAAATCTGTTAAAGATACTAGTAGAGAAGAACGTAATCACAACAGATGAGCAGATCAAATTATTAAGTTTATTATATTAGATTACAACCCACGTTTTTTAATTACAGTCAACACATCTTCATCAAGCAAGATATGGGTTAACCCTACACGTTGACCTCCAAACTTTACACTCTTTCCCCAAACCATACCATATCTAAAATCTTTCTTCAGTTTACGATGTAACTTGTTACAAATATCTAAAACGGTAGAATTTCTCATTACAATTAATGGTTCAACGTAATCGACTTCACCTCCTTTAGGGCGCAGATAAATTCTAATAAATTTTAATTTATCATAGATCAAAGTTTTAAGTGATTCTACATTTTTATCCGAGTCAGCAGAGAGATACAACATACCAGGTGATGTTTTTTTTAATTTTGCCAGAAACTGTTTATCGACTAGATCAATTTTATTCATCAAGGTAAGAGATTGTGCATATGTTTTATTGCCTGTTATAAAATCAACCAATTGATCTGATATTATATCCTCACGAATCACCACTCTGGCGCTCGTAATACCATAAATGTGCAATATGTCTTTGACCATCTTTTCAGTAGTTTTTGTCAGTTTGGTTTGTTGAGTTATGGCAATACCGCCGGTAGATGTCTTCTCGACCACAATGTTTGGTGGTTTTTGATTTAAACGTAATCCAATATTGTATAATTCGTTAATCAATACACGTTCATGATGTGGTTGAAATACATCAAGTACCAACAACACTAGATTTGCACTTCTTGCAACAGATAAGATACGTCTTCCCAATCCTTTACCAGATGACGCCCCCTTGATGATTCCGGGTAAATCAAGTAATTGAATATTTGCACCCTTGAACTTCATCATGCCAGGTACAACAGTCAAGGTGGTAAATTGAAATGCGCCAATTGCGGATTTTGCTCCAGTGAGTCTATTTAGAAGTGTGGATTTACCAACACTTGGAAGACCAATGAATACTACTGTCGCATCACCAAATCTTCGTATATCAAAACCATCGGATTTTGTAGTTTTTTTAGAAGCAAATTCTTGTTCATGTTTCAATTTTGAAATCTTTGCTCGAAGTAATCCTAAATGATGTTCAGTTGCTTTATTGATCTGCGTTTTTGCCATTTCGTCTTGAATCGATTTGATCTTTTCAGGTATACCCAAATTAGTGCCTCAAAATTAATTCTAGATACTATATTATACACCTACTCATATAATACAAGTTGTAAGATGTATGATTTCAATAATTTATAGAAAAACTAGAGGGGAGTTTTTTGACATTTGAGATAGTACTTGAGCGACTCGACTCTAACATATCTGAATTATTAGATTATTTGAAGATCAAAGCACCATATACGGTAGAGCCGACAAAGGAAGGATTTGGAGATATTGTGTGTAATGTTGCGTTTCTGCTTGCAAAAGAGATGAAAAAATCTCCCAAAGATATCGCTATAATATTGGCAAAAGAGTATGAGACAAAATTCAAAGATGGGATGTGCAAGGTTGTGGCTAATCCTAGCGGATATTTGAATTTTACAATAAATATGGAAAAGTTTGCAGGCGAGACGTTGAAAAAATCTATGAAAAATGATTACGCAAATGGCAATGAAGGGAAAATTATAACAATTGAGCATACTAGTGTAAATCCAAACAAGGCAATACACATTGGACATGTACGCAACATGATTATTGGTGATGTAATTTCACGTATATTGATCAAGGCCGGAAACAAAGTACATGTGCTAAATTACATAGATGATTCTGGGCTTCAAGTTGCAGACATAATACTTGGGTTCAAGGAACTAAAATTTTCACAAGATTCTAAAAATGAGAAATTTGATCACTATTGTGGAGATACGGTATATGTAAATACAACCAAACAGTATGAAACAAAACCAGAATTAAAAATAAAGAGAGACAAGATACTAGAAGAGATGGATGATGTAAAATCAGACACTGCAAAATTTGCAAATGAGATTACAAAGAAAATTCTAGAGCAGCAGATAAAGACGTGTTGGAGACTTGGCGTCACATATGATTGTCTCAACTTTGAATCACAAATTATTCAATCCGGAATGTGGTCAGAGATATTTGAGAGATTAAAAACGGATGGTACCATCATTCAAGAAAAAGAAGGGGAGAATGCAGGTTGCTGGATACACAGAGACGGAGATTATGACAAAATAGTAGTGCGAAGTAACGGTATTGCTACCTATTTTGCTAAAGATATACCATACGCCATGTGGAAAATGGGTTTAATCACAAATCCTTTCAGGTATGTACAATACAGCACACAGTATAATGACAGAGTTTTGTGGCAGACGATACTAGGGGATGAAGGAGAGAAGAGAGATTTTACAGGCAAACAAATCATTACAATCATAGACAATAGACAGTCGCAGTTACAAGATATGATTACAAAATTAATGAGCAAAATTAACAACACCATCACATACACGTATTTGGGATACGAGGTTGTAACACTGAGTAGTACAACTGCAAAACAATTGGGTATTGATACGAGCAGAAATGTACAAATGTCAGGTAGAAAAGGCACATACATTAACGCAGACACGGTACTAGATACTTTGTACAAAAAAACACTACAAGAGACACAAAAGAGAAACCCTGATTTAAAAGAGAATCAAGTACAAAATATTGCAAATGATTTAGCAACGGGGGCATTACGTTATGAAATGATAAAACAAGATTTAGATAGGAAAATAATTTTTGATCTAGACGAATCATTAAATTTACACGGAGATACGGCAGCATACATACAATATTCCCACACAAGAGCAAACAGAATATTAGAAAAATCTAAAAACAAATCAAACGATTCGTCATTGAATAATCTAACAGATAAACATGAACGTTCATTAATAATTGAAATCTCAAAATTCAAGATGCATGTATCAGATGCTACAAGAAACCTGTCACCGAAAATCATTGCAAAATATTGCCACACACTTGCAGTTGCATTCAATTCATTTTATGAACATGTAAGAATTATAGACGAAAAAGATTAGTCCATCCGAGTCTCCAGATTGTACCTAGTAGAGTCATTTCAGAAGACACTTTTATCATCACTATACCTACTAGGCATACCGGTACCTGACAGAATGTAAATATGTCTAGATTTTTATCATGATTCAGTCTGCTGTTTATAATGAATGAAATTAAGAATAAAGATTATGTATTATTCTTTTTTAATAATTCAAAAAAATGGTTGGTGCGAATAAATAGAAAAGACCAACTACACACGCATATTGGAGTGATTCAACATGCTGATGCAATTGGTAAAGAATATGGCTCTAGAGTTTTAACAAATAAATCAAAGTATGTGTATCTGTTCAAACCTACAACATTTGATTATATCATGAAGATACAACATGGAACACAAATCGTATACCCAAAAGATATAGGATATATCATTGCACGTTGTGGATTACAGAGTGGACAGAAGGTAGTAGAGATTGGGACCGGTAGTGGTGCGCTAACAATATTTCTAGCTAGTATCGTAAAGTCTCGTGGTCATGTGTATACATTTGATGTGAATCAAGATTTCATGGACATTGCAACTAAAAACATACTCAAAGCAGGTATGACAAAATATATCACAATGAAAAAACTAGACATAAAACAAGTAAAAAAAGTTCCAATCAAGGATGCAGATCTTACAATAGTTAATCTAGGAGACCCCTGGACGGTCCTACCTCAAGTTCGAGAGATGTTAAAGGGTGGCGGACAAGTTGTAACAATTTGTCCAACAATGAATCAACTTGAAAAGACATCAGCAGGGTTTGTAGAGAATGAATTTACAGACATCGAGTGCACAGAGCACATACTTCGTAGAATAGAGGCCAGAGANGGGAAAACTAGACATTCGTTTGATGGTATTGGTCACACGACATATCTGGCTCATGCTAGAAAGGCATACTTTGAGGTATGATTATGCAGATCACAGAAGAGATAGTAGAGAAAATGATGCCTGCAAGAGAGACATCTTCAAGAAAGGGCGATAATGGTTCGGTGTTGGTAGTTGGTGGAAGTTTTGTGTATCATGGAGCCCCTGTGTTAACATCCATGGCAGCTTTGAGAACAGGTGTAGATTTGGTATATACTGCCATACCCAAGATTCATGCAATACCAGTGCGTGCATACTCGCCCAACTTGATTGTTATTCCACTAGCTGATGGCAAACTTACTAGAGGTGCTACAAACAAATTGATAAAATCTATTCCAAAAAAAATTGACTGTGCAGTAATTGGTAATGGAATGAACACATTTGATCGTAGAGCACTTTTAGCATTACTCAAGGCATTAAATCAAAGAGGGACAAGAATCGTACTAGACGCCGGCGCTCTAGTACCGGAGATTTTAGATATAATTGCAGGTATGAAGGTCATACTTACACCACATTCAGGAGAATTTTACAGAGTATTTGGCAAAGAGGTTCCTCAAGATGTCACAAAGAAAAGTATGATGGTACAAGAATGTGCCAAACAGTATGATGCAGTTATTGTACTAAAGTCAAATACAGATATAATATCAGATGGTACAAATACATATCAATTTGAAAAGATTATTCCGGCAATGACAGTGGGCGGAACAGGAGATGTCTTGGCAGGAATCATAGGAGGATTATACGCAAAAACTACAAATGCGCTAGATGCAGGTGTATGTGGAGCATACTTTAACGGAGTTGTCGGATTTAGTGTTCAAGATAAAATAGGAAATCATTTGGTTGCAACAGATCTAATTGACGCCATACCATCAATCATGAAGAAATTCGACAAAACAGTATAAATCATCTCACACGAGTCTCATAAATGGCAGTAGCATAACTACATTGAGCATTTAATCTCAAGTATGGAATTAATTTGTAATGAATATAGTACAAATTTTTCTCTTTGTATATTATTCCCTTATTCATTAGAGATAGTAATCCTCTAGACACCTCAACAATAGAGATTTTCAGTTCTTGGCAT
This window contains:
- a CDS encoding collagen-like protein; translation: MVASQIEVSGKAPFGDSAIYEVTISIYLTKPTKEEIHSKTKALWSKEYSLEITRGTFTKILGSKESPLPSSVFNQEVVWVAVHDVLSEETSIFSHTIKSSEQNKSTKKLASDENITGKSKMNVSKKDSKGAERTDMQSTEKGIRGERGQVGDKGEVGVRGPDGSKGSVGLSGPVGERGFVGVRGPTGEKGPVGREEREDLLEIKDLQERRDREVLPDMLERKGQQVHQEKKEIVDLMV
- a CDS encoding GTP-binding protein, whose protein sequence is MGIPEKIKSIQDEMAKTQINKATEHHLGLLRAKISKLKHEQEFASKKTTKSDGFDIRRFGDATVVFIGLPSVGKSTLLNRLTGAKSAIGAFQFTTLTVVPGMMKFKGANIQLLDLPGIIKGASSGKGLGRRILSVARSANLVLLVLDVFQPHHERVLINELYNIGLRLNQKPPNIVVEKTSTGGIAITQQTKLTKTTEKMVKDILHIYGITSARVVIREDIISDQLVDFITGNKTYAQSLTLMNKIDLVDKQFLAKLKKTSPGMLYLSADSDKNVESLKTLIYDKLKFIRIYLRPKGGEVDYVEPLIVMRNSTVLDICNKLHRKLKKDFRYGMVWGKSVKFGGQRVGLTHILLDEDVLTVIKKRGL
- a CDS encoding NAD(P)H-hydrate dehydratase, producing the protein MQITEEIVEKMMPARETSSRKGDNGSVLVVGGSFVYHGAPVLTSMAALRTGVDLVYTAIPKIHAIPVRAYSPNLIVIPLADGKLTRGATNKLIKSIPKKIDCAVIGNGMNTFDRRALLALLKALNQRGTRIVLDAGALVPEILDIIAGMKVILTPHSGEFYRVFGKEVPQDVTKKSMMVQECAKQYDAVIVLKSNTDIISDGTNTYQFEKIIPAMTVGGTGDVLAGIIGGLYAKTTNALDAGVCGAYFNGVVGFSVQDKIGNHLVATDLIDAIPSIMKKFDKTV
- a CDS encoding tetratricopeptide repeat protein, with translation MKKPFSSSTEKDKDVTSLTDSDYNKKKLFKKGINYMADEKLEEASAIFEQALRIDPNNVEVLLKLGYARFHLNDYEGSLRAYDQILDIDVTNAEAWNLKSLIHYEQKKYLKALDCAEKSIESDPTFDMAWYNKACYLSLLTHIPESLDALKRSIEIDVKNARKAVKDRDFKNVRVEDGFKRIIEVVVLESVRQGYHTIGAIVWTTFLDKIDVETSLQKLIEKGIIVVHEKRQGLSRIPTYDLIPSISTKIGAKKNTMKLIHDKPILSDDILEDLSAMIQQTKETVRYGNVDDVIEKFGDFVNPKKHGSQMIEHFFEEHREIRLWIIRLTDHGKDYLDDNSEKILDTLDNIDAILTKKLRSKTTFYSADKSQ
- a CDS encoding tRNA (adenine-N1)-methyltransferase, coding for MNEIKNKDYVLFFFNNSKKWLVRINRKDQLHTHIGVIQHADAIGKEYGSRVLTNKSKYVYLFKPTTFDYIMKIQHGTQIVYPKDIGYIIARCGLQSGQKVVEIGTGSGALTIFLASIVKSRGHVYTFDVNQDFMDIATKNILKAGMTKYITMKKLDIKQVKKVPIKDADLTIVNLGDPWTVLPQVREMLKGGGQVVTICPTMNQLEKTSAGFVENEFTDIECTEHILRRIEARXGKTRHSFDGIGHTTYLAHARKAYFEV